One window of Microtus pennsylvanicus isolate mMicPen1 chromosome X, mMicPen1.hap1, whole genome shotgun sequence genomic DNA carries:
- the LOC142841479 gene encoding F-box-like/WD repeat-containing protein TBL1X isoform X3: MSITSDEVNFLVYRYLQESGFSHSAFTFGIESHISQSNINGTLVPPAALISILQKGLQYVEAEISINEDGTVFDGRPIESLSLIDAVMPDVVQTRQQAFREKLAQQQASAAAAAAAAAAATATTTAATTPAAAAQQNPPKNGEATVNGEENGAHAINNHSKPMEIDGEVEIPSSKATVLRGHESEVFICAWNPVSDLLASGSGDSTARIWNLNENSNGGSTQLVLRHCIREGGHDVPSNKDVTSLDWNSDGTLLATGSYDGFARIWTEDGNLASTLGQHKGPIFALKWNKKGNYILSAGVDKTTIIWDAHTGEAKQQFPFHSAPALDVDWQNNTTFASCSTDMCIHVCRLSCDRPVKTFQGHTNEVNAIKWDPSGMLLASCSDDMTLKIWSMKQDICVHDLQAHSKEIYTIKWSPTGPGTSNPNSNIMLASASFDSTVRLWDVERGVCIHTLTKHQEPVYSVAFSPDGKYLASGSFDKCVHIWNTQSGGLVHSYRGTGGIFEVCWNARGDKVGASASDGSVCVLDLRK; encoded by the exons ATGAGCATTACCAGCGACGAGGTGAACTTTCTGGTATATCGCTACCTCCAGGAATCAG GATTTTCCCACTCCGCCTTCACGTTTGGGATCGAAAGCCACATTAGCCAGTCCAACATCAATGGGACACTAGTGCCGCCGGCTGCCCTCATCTCCATTCTTCAGAAGGGACTGCAGTATGTGGAGGCGGAGATCAGTATCAATGAG GATGGCACGGTATTTGATGGGCGTCCCATTGAGTCCCTATCGTTGATTGATGCTGTGATGCCTGATGTGGTACAGACAAGACAGCAAGCCTTTCGGGAGAAGCTCGCTCAGCAGCAAGCCAGTGCAGCGGCTGCAGCGGCGGCGGCTGCCGCAGCCACAGCCACAACCACAGCAGCCACAACACCAGCAGCTGCTGCCCAGCAGAACCCACCAAAGAATGGAGAAGCCACCGTGAATGGGGAAGAGAATGGAGCCCATGCAATAA ATAATCATTCAAAACCAATGGAAATAGATGGGGAGGTTGAAATTCCATCAAGCAAAGCGACGGTCCTTCGAGGCCATGAGTCTGAGGTGTTCATTTGTGCCTGGAATCCCGTTAGTGACCTACTTGCTTCTGG ATCTGGAGACTCCACTGCAAGGATATGGAACCTGAATGAGAACAGCAACGGGGGCTCCACACAGCTCGTGCTAAGGCACTGTATACGCGAAGGTGGACACGACGTTCCCAGTAATAAGGATGTCACCTCACTGGACTGGAAC AGCGATGGAACACTGTTGGCAACAGGTTCCTATGATGGTTTTGCAAGAATATGGACAGAAGATG GTAACCTAGCCAGCACCTTAGGTCAGCATAAAGGCCCCATCTTTGCCTTGAAGTGGAACAAAAAGGGGAATTATATTTTGAGTGCTGGTGTAGATAAG ACAACAATAATTTGGGATGCCCACACAGGAGAAGCCAAACAGCAGTTTCCTTTTCATTCAG CACCTGCCTTGGATGTGGACTGGCAAAACAACACTACCTTTGCCTCATGCAGCACAgacatgtgcattcatgtgtgcagGCTTAGCTGTGACCGCCCAGTCAAAACCTTCCAAGGACATACT AATGAGGTCAATGCTATCAAATGGGATCCTTCTGGAATGTTGCTAGCCTCCTGCTCTGATGACATGACATTAAAG ATCTGGAGTATGAAGCAGGATATATGTGTCCATGACCTCCAAGCTCACAGCAAAGAGATATATACCATCAAGTGGAGTCCCACAGGACCAGGCACCAGCAACCCGAACTCTAACATCATGTTAGCAAG TGCTTCATTTGATTCTACGGTTCGACTGTGGGATGTGGAGCGAGGTGTTTGCATCCATACACTGACCAAGCATCAGGAGCCCGTCTACAGTGTGGCGTTCAGCCCTGATGGGAAATATTTGGCCAGTGGATCCTTTGACAAGTGTGTCCATATCTGGAATACTCAG
- the LOC142841479 gene encoding F-box-like/WD repeat-containing protein TBL1X isoform X1 has product MSALTRNRNFCNLKVLKRRQTNKNKGGSHLIETKTSSPQGEAKMSITSDEVNFLVYRYLQESGFSHSAFTFGIESHISQSNINGTLVPPAALISILQKGLQYVEAEISINEDGTVFDGRPIESLSLIDAVMPDVVQTRQQAFREKLAQQQASAAAAAAAAAAATATTTAATTPAAAAQQNPPKNGEATVNGEENGAHAINNHSKPMEIDGEVEIPSSKATVLRGHESEVFICAWNPVSDLLASGSGDSTARIWNLNENSNGGSTQLVLRHCIREGGHDVPSNKDVTSLDWNSDGTLLATGSYDGFARIWTEDGNLASTLGQHKGPIFALKWNKKGNYILSAGVDKTTIIWDAHTGEAKQQFPFHSAPALDVDWQNNTTFASCSTDMCIHVCRLSCDRPVKTFQGHTNEVNAIKWDPSGMLLASCSDDMTLKIWSMKQDICVHDLQAHSKEIYTIKWSPTGPGTSNPNSNIMLASASFDSTVRLWDVERGVCIHTLTKHQEPVYSVAFSPDGKYLASGSFDKCVHIWNTQSGGLVHSYRGTGGIFEVCWNARGDKVGASASDGSVCVLDLRK; this is encoded by the exons ATGTCTGCTCTTACCAG GAACAGAAACTTCTGCAACCTTAAAGTCTTgaaaagaagacagacaaacaaaaaca AGGGTGGCTCCCACTTGATAGAGACGAAGACCTCATCGCCGCAAGGTGAGGCTAAGATGAGCATTACCAGCGACGAGGTGAACTTTCTGGTATATCGCTACCTCCAGGAATCAG GATTTTCCCACTCCGCCTTCACGTTTGGGATCGAAAGCCACATTAGCCAGTCCAACATCAATGGGACACTAGTGCCGCCGGCTGCCCTCATCTCCATTCTTCAGAAGGGACTGCAGTATGTGGAGGCGGAGATCAGTATCAATGAG GATGGCACGGTATTTGATGGGCGTCCCATTGAGTCCCTATCGTTGATTGATGCTGTGATGCCTGATGTGGTACAGACAAGACAGCAAGCCTTTCGGGAGAAGCTCGCTCAGCAGCAAGCCAGTGCAGCGGCTGCAGCGGCGGCGGCTGCCGCAGCCACAGCCACAACCACAGCAGCCACAACACCAGCAGCTGCTGCCCAGCAGAACCCACCAAAGAATGGAGAAGCCACCGTGAATGGGGAAGAGAATGGAGCCCATGCAATAA ATAATCATTCAAAACCAATGGAAATAGATGGGGAGGTTGAAATTCCATCAAGCAAAGCGACGGTCCTTCGAGGCCATGAGTCTGAGGTGTTCATTTGTGCCTGGAATCCCGTTAGTGACCTACTTGCTTCTGG ATCTGGAGACTCCACTGCAAGGATATGGAACCTGAATGAGAACAGCAACGGGGGCTCCACACAGCTCGTGCTAAGGCACTGTATACGCGAAGGTGGACACGACGTTCCCAGTAATAAGGATGTCACCTCACTGGACTGGAAC AGCGATGGAACACTGTTGGCAACAGGTTCCTATGATGGTTTTGCAAGAATATGGACAGAAGATG GTAACCTAGCCAGCACCTTAGGTCAGCATAAAGGCCCCATCTTTGCCTTGAAGTGGAACAAAAAGGGGAATTATATTTTGAGTGCTGGTGTAGATAAG ACAACAATAATTTGGGATGCCCACACAGGAGAAGCCAAACAGCAGTTTCCTTTTCATTCAG CACCTGCCTTGGATGTGGACTGGCAAAACAACACTACCTTTGCCTCATGCAGCACAgacatgtgcattcatgtgtgcagGCTTAGCTGTGACCGCCCAGTCAAAACCTTCCAAGGACATACT AATGAGGTCAATGCTATCAAATGGGATCCTTCTGGAATGTTGCTAGCCTCCTGCTCTGATGACATGACATTAAAG ATCTGGAGTATGAAGCAGGATATATGTGTCCATGACCTCCAAGCTCACAGCAAAGAGATATATACCATCAAGTGGAGTCCCACAGGACCAGGCACCAGCAACCCGAACTCTAACATCATGTTAGCAAG TGCTTCATTTGATTCTACGGTTCGACTGTGGGATGTGGAGCGAGGTGTTTGCATCCATACACTGACCAAGCATCAGGAGCCCGTCTACAGTGTGGCGTTCAGCCCTGATGGGAAATATTTGGCCAGTGGATCCTTTGACAAGTGTGTCCATATCTGGAATACTCAG
- the LOC142841479 gene encoding F-box-like/WD repeat-containing protein TBL1X isoform X2, with product MSALTRNFCNLKVLKRRQTNKNKGGSHLIETKTSSPQGEAKMSITSDEVNFLVYRYLQESGFSHSAFTFGIESHISQSNINGTLVPPAALISILQKGLQYVEAEISINEDGTVFDGRPIESLSLIDAVMPDVVQTRQQAFREKLAQQQASAAAAAAAAAAATATTTAATTPAAAAQQNPPKNGEATVNGEENGAHAINNHSKPMEIDGEVEIPSSKATVLRGHESEVFICAWNPVSDLLASGSGDSTARIWNLNENSNGGSTQLVLRHCIREGGHDVPSNKDVTSLDWNSDGTLLATGSYDGFARIWTEDGNLASTLGQHKGPIFALKWNKKGNYILSAGVDKTTIIWDAHTGEAKQQFPFHSAPALDVDWQNNTTFASCSTDMCIHVCRLSCDRPVKTFQGHTNEVNAIKWDPSGMLLASCSDDMTLKIWSMKQDICVHDLQAHSKEIYTIKWSPTGPGTSNPNSNIMLASASFDSTVRLWDVERGVCIHTLTKHQEPVYSVAFSPDGKYLASGSFDKCVHIWNTQSGGLVHSYRGTGGIFEVCWNARGDKVGASASDGSVCVLDLRK from the exons ATGTCTGCTCTTACCAG AAACTTCTGCAACCTTAAAGTCTTgaaaagaagacagacaaacaaaaaca AGGGTGGCTCCCACTTGATAGAGACGAAGACCTCATCGCCGCAAGGTGAGGCTAAGATGAGCATTACCAGCGACGAGGTGAACTTTCTGGTATATCGCTACCTCCAGGAATCAG GATTTTCCCACTCCGCCTTCACGTTTGGGATCGAAAGCCACATTAGCCAGTCCAACATCAATGGGACACTAGTGCCGCCGGCTGCCCTCATCTCCATTCTTCAGAAGGGACTGCAGTATGTGGAGGCGGAGATCAGTATCAATGAG GATGGCACGGTATTTGATGGGCGTCCCATTGAGTCCCTATCGTTGATTGATGCTGTGATGCCTGATGTGGTACAGACAAGACAGCAAGCCTTTCGGGAGAAGCTCGCTCAGCAGCAAGCCAGTGCAGCGGCTGCAGCGGCGGCGGCTGCCGCAGCCACAGCCACAACCACAGCAGCCACAACACCAGCAGCTGCTGCCCAGCAGAACCCACCAAAGAATGGAGAAGCCACCGTGAATGGGGAAGAGAATGGAGCCCATGCAATAA ATAATCATTCAAAACCAATGGAAATAGATGGGGAGGTTGAAATTCCATCAAGCAAAGCGACGGTCCTTCGAGGCCATGAGTCTGAGGTGTTCATTTGTGCCTGGAATCCCGTTAGTGACCTACTTGCTTCTGG ATCTGGAGACTCCACTGCAAGGATATGGAACCTGAATGAGAACAGCAACGGGGGCTCCACACAGCTCGTGCTAAGGCACTGTATACGCGAAGGTGGACACGACGTTCCCAGTAATAAGGATGTCACCTCACTGGACTGGAAC AGCGATGGAACACTGTTGGCAACAGGTTCCTATGATGGTTTTGCAAGAATATGGACAGAAGATG GTAACCTAGCCAGCACCTTAGGTCAGCATAAAGGCCCCATCTTTGCCTTGAAGTGGAACAAAAAGGGGAATTATATTTTGAGTGCTGGTGTAGATAAG ACAACAATAATTTGGGATGCCCACACAGGAGAAGCCAAACAGCAGTTTCCTTTTCATTCAG CACCTGCCTTGGATGTGGACTGGCAAAACAACACTACCTTTGCCTCATGCAGCACAgacatgtgcattcatgtgtgcagGCTTAGCTGTGACCGCCCAGTCAAAACCTTCCAAGGACATACT AATGAGGTCAATGCTATCAAATGGGATCCTTCTGGAATGTTGCTAGCCTCCTGCTCTGATGACATGACATTAAAG ATCTGGAGTATGAAGCAGGATATATGTGTCCATGACCTCCAAGCTCACAGCAAAGAGATATATACCATCAAGTGGAGTCCCACAGGACCAGGCACCAGCAACCCGAACTCTAACATCATGTTAGCAAG TGCTTCATTTGATTCTACGGTTCGACTGTGGGATGTGGAGCGAGGTGTTTGCATCCATACACTGACCAAGCATCAGGAGCCCGTCTACAGTGTGGCGTTCAGCCCTGATGGGAAATATTTGGCCAGTGGATCCTTTGACAAGTGTGTCCATATCTGGAATACTCAG